TCCTGGCACTGAAGATGTGTGCACTCTTTTTGAAACCAAAAGCAACCTTTTTAAATAAATATTTTTTTGACTGAAAAAGACACCTATAAAACCATTGCTAAATCCATTGAACCTACCTTATTCAAAGAAAAAAACAGCAAGTTCTTTGGGTATGCATTTCCAGTTACTAATGAGGATGAAGTCAAAAATCATTTAGTAGATGTTAAAAAGGAACACCATTCGGCCAGACATTGGTGCTATGCCTACCAATTAGGTACAGAAACAATCACCTATCGGGCGAATGATGATGGCGAACCAAGTAATTCTGCAGGCATGCCTATTTATGGGCAAATTCAGTCTTTTGATGTTACTAATGTCCTTATTATTGTAGTGCGTTATTTTGGAGGCGTAAAGTTGGGAGTTGGCGGACTTATTAACTCCTATAGAACTTCGGCACAAATTTCTTTAGAGGCTGCAAAAATCATTAAGAAAACCATTAATAAAGATTTCCTCATAACATTTGACTATAAAAACATGAATACAGTTATGAGGATCATAAAAGATAAAAAATTAAACATCGCGCACCAAAAATTAGAATTAGATTGTCAGATCACCATAACGGTAAGAAAAAAAGATTCTTCATCAATTTTCGAGATTTTTAATAATCTTTATGAAATAAAAATTAAATCACTATAGTAACTCATCTATGGCATCCAAAACATATTTTGGAGGTCTTGTAGGTTTATTCGTTGTTTTATCAATAAAAACTAAAACGGTATTCGCTGTTGTTAAAATTTCACCCTTAGAATTAGTAATTTCGTAGTCAAATTCAATCTTTACAGAAGGGTATTTTTTGAGTTGTGTTTTTACATTAATTACATCATCATAACCCGCTGATTTTTTATAGTTTAAGGTCATAGAAACAACTGGCAACATGATACCATCCTCTTCCATTTTTTTATAAGACACGCCTATCTTACGAAGCCACTCAATACGACCCATTTCAAGGT
This genomic interval from Tamlana carrageenivorans contains the following:
- a CDS encoding IMPACT family protein produces the protein MTEKDTYKTIAKSIEPTLFKEKNSKFFGYAFPVTNEDEVKNHLVDVKKEHHSARHWCYAYQLGTETITYRANDDGEPSNSAGMPIYGQIQSFDVTNVLIIVVRYFGGVKLGVGGLINSYRTSAQISLEAAKIIKKTINKDFLITFDYKNMNTVMRIIKDKKLNIAHQKLELDCQITITVRKKDSSSIFEIFNNLYEIKIKSL
- a CDS encoding acyl-CoA thioesterase codes for the protein MKFDEIQIRVRYGETDQMGVVYHGNYALYLEMGRIEWLRKIGVSYKKMEEDGIMLPVVSMTLNYKKSAGYDDVINVKTQLKKYPSVKIEFDYEITNSKGEILTTANTVLVFIDKTTNKPTRPPKYVLDAIDELL